In Nocardia asteroides, the following proteins share a genomic window:
- a CDS encoding acyl-CoA synthetase: MNVTHLLESVKALGVLRKRGVSDPTQPLETLRTMKESKIYGPQATLVRHSARIAPDQVALADERGELTYRELDEQSTAVARGLHDAGITEGTVIAVLARDHRGLIMSMIAAGKLGARIALMNTGFAKPQFAEVCQRENVRAVLHDSEFIGLLDALPPELPRFLTWVDEGTELPAGATSFDDLIASNSTEPLPAPSKPGGFIILTSGTTGLPKGAPRTKVTPMATAQFVDRVPFPKRGTMMIVSPIFHSTGLGTWLVGSILSNKIVMRRRFDAEATLAAIAEHKVEMLVCVPTMLHRLTELPAEVRAKYDLSSLKVILFAGSALSPELCVRATEAFGPVLYNLYGSTEVAIATIATPPELAEAPGTCGRSPITCEVRLYDENDQRVTAPETAGRIFVRSGAPFEGYTDGRNKQIIDGFMSSGDLGHFTASGLLMVDGRDDDMIVSGGENVFPQEVENLLVERPDVFDVAVVGVDDVEFGKRLRAFVVLEEGHTTDAAAIQAHVKENLARYKVPREVVFLDELPRNATGKILRRVLVDYEVSQ; the protein is encoded by the coding sequence GTGAACGTGACCCATCTGCTCGAAAGCGTGAAGGCACTGGGTGTGCTGCGCAAACGCGGCGTCTCCGATCCGACGCAGCCGCTCGAGACCCTGCGGACGATGAAGGAATCCAAGATCTACGGCCCGCAGGCCACCCTGGTCCGTCACTCCGCCCGCATCGCCCCCGACCAGGTCGCCCTGGCCGACGAACGCGGCGAGCTGACCTACCGGGAACTCGACGAGCAGTCCACCGCGGTGGCCCGCGGGCTGCACGACGCCGGCATCACCGAGGGCACCGTGATCGCGGTGCTGGCGCGCGACCATCGCGGGCTGATCATGTCGATGATCGCGGCGGGCAAGCTGGGCGCGCGGATCGCGCTGATGAACACCGGTTTCGCCAAGCCGCAGTTCGCCGAGGTGTGTCAGCGCGAGAACGTGCGCGCCGTCCTGCACGACAGTGAGTTCATCGGCCTGCTCGACGCGCTGCCGCCGGAGCTGCCGCGCTTCCTCACCTGGGTCGACGAGGGCACCGAACTGCCCGCGGGCGCCACCTCGTTCGACGACCTCATCGCGAGCAACTCCACCGAACCGCTGCCCGCGCCGAGCAAGCCCGGCGGCTTCATCATCCTCACCAGCGGCACCACCGGCCTGCCCAAGGGCGCGCCGCGCACCAAGGTGACCCCGATGGCGACCGCGCAGTTCGTGGACCGGGTGCCCTTCCCCAAGCGCGGCACCATGATGATCGTGTCGCCGATCTTCCACAGCACGGGTCTGGGCACCTGGCTGGTCGGCAGCATCCTGTCGAACAAGATCGTCATGCGCCGCCGCTTCGACGCCGAGGCCACCCTGGCCGCGATCGCCGAGCACAAGGTGGAGATGCTGGTCTGTGTGCCGACCATGCTGCACCGGCTCACCGAACTGCCCGCCGAGGTGCGCGCCAAGTACGACCTGTCCTCGCTGAAGGTCATCCTGTTCGCCGGCTCCGCGCTTTCGCCGGAACTGTGCGTCCGCGCCACCGAGGCGTTCGGTCCGGTGCTCTACAACCTGTACGGGTCCACCGAGGTGGCCATCGCGACCATCGCGACCCCGCCCGAGCTGGCCGAGGCGCCGGGTACCTGCGGGCGCTCCCCGATCACCTGCGAGGTCCGCCTCTACGACGAGAACGACCAGCGGGTCACCGCCCCGGAGACCGCGGGCCGGATCTTCGTGCGCAGCGGCGCGCCCTTCGAGGGCTACACCGACGGCCGCAACAAGCAGATCATCGACGGCTTCATGTCCAGCGGCGACCTGGGCCACTTCACCGCGAGCGGCCTGCTCATGGTCGACGGCCGCGACGACGACATGATCGTCTCCGGCGGCGAGAACGTCTTCCCGCAGGAGGTGGAGAACCTGCTGGTGGAGCGCCCCGACGTGTTCGACGTCGCGGTGGTCGGCGTGGACGACGTGGAGTTCGGCAAGCGCCTGCGCGCGTTCGTCGTGCTCGAGGAGGGCCACACCACCGACGCCGCCGCGATCCAGGCGCACGTCAAGGAGAATCTGGCCAGGTACAAGGTGCCGCGCGAGGTGGTCTTCCTCGACGAACTGCCGCGCAACGCCACCGGCAAGATCCTGCGCCGGGTGCTGGTCGACTATGAGGTTTCACAGTGA
- a CDS encoding acyl-CoA synthetase, protein MSLSLPALSGTARRAGDFALGVKVMMDRKLFNPLRPDHAARSFFNVSKFGPFAGVVMHAAQTRPDAGAIVDERGELTFGQLDEQSTALARGLRASGIAEGDVIAVLARDHRGMVLSLLAAGKLGVRAVLMNTGFAKPQFADVAAREKVKAVLHDSEFVDLMSAIPAEIPRVLTWVDEAHGVDPSIPTVESLSAGRSVAPLTPPAKPGGMVILTSGTTGTPKGAPRDKVSPFASAQFVDRVPLPNNGTMIMAAPIFHGTGLSQFTLGLALGNRVIFQQRRFDPEQTLANIVKYRADSLIVVPTMLQRILDLDDAVLANYDPKTIKVIFAAGSAIAPDVVTRTLDYFGDSLYNLYGSTECAVMTVATPADLRKAPTTAGKAPVGIRIVLLDENRKPITEPNVTGTIFVDNGFAFTGYTDGRTKEIVDGMMSSGDVGHFDADGLLYIDGRDDDMIVSGGENVFPLEVENLIAGRPDVFEAAVVGVDDRDYGKRLRAIVVPGPDSARDPQEIKDFVKENLARYKVPREVIFLDELPRNATGKLLRKPLIEMSVEEA, encoded by the coding sequence ATGTCTCTGTCTCTGCCCGCGCTGAGTGGGACCGCCCGGCGCGCCGGTGATTTCGCGCTCGGCGTCAAGGTCATGATGGACCGCAAGCTGTTCAATCCGCTGCGCCCCGACCATGCCGCCCGCTCGTTCTTCAACGTCTCGAAGTTCGGCCCGTTCGCCGGTGTGGTCATGCACGCCGCGCAGACGCGGCCGGACGCGGGCGCCATCGTCGACGAGCGGGGTGAACTCACCTTCGGGCAGCTCGACGAGCAGTCCACCGCGCTGGCTCGCGGGCTGCGCGCGAGCGGCATCGCCGAGGGCGACGTCATCGCGGTGCTGGCCCGCGATCATCGCGGCATGGTGCTGAGCCTGCTCGCGGCGGGCAAGCTGGGCGTGCGCGCGGTGCTGATGAACACCGGTTTCGCCAAGCCGCAGTTCGCCGACGTGGCCGCGCGCGAGAAGGTCAAGGCGGTGCTGCACGACAGCGAGTTCGTCGACCTGATGAGCGCCATCCCCGCCGAGATCCCGCGGGTGCTCACCTGGGTGGACGAGGCCCACGGCGTCGACCCGTCGATTCCGACCGTGGAGTCGCTCTCGGCGGGCCGTTCGGTGGCGCCGCTGACCCCGCCGGCCAAGCCGGGCGGCATGGTCATCCTGACCAGCGGCACCACCGGCACCCCCAAGGGCGCCCCGCGCGACAAGGTGAGCCCGTTCGCCTCCGCGCAGTTCGTCGACCGGGTGCCGCTGCCCAACAACGGCACCATGATCATGGCGGCGCCGATCTTCCACGGCACCGGTCTGTCGCAGTTCACCCTCGGCCTGGCGCTGGGCAACCGGGTGATCTTCCAGCAGCGCCGGTTCGATCCGGAGCAGACGCTGGCCAATATCGTGAAGTACCGGGCGGATTCGCTGATCGTGGTGCCCACCATGCTGCAGCGCATCCTCGACCTGGACGACGCGGTACTGGCGAACTACGACCCCAAGACCATCAAGGTCATCTTCGCGGCCGGCTCGGCCATCGCGCCCGACGTGGTGACCCGCACGCTGGACTACTTCGGTGACAGCCTCTACAACCTGTACGGCTCCACCGAGTGCGCGGTGATGACGGTGGCCACCCCCGCCGATCTGCGCAAGGCGCCGACCACCGCGGGCAAGGCGCCGGTCGGCATCCGGATCGTGCTGCTCGACGAGAACCGCAAGCCGATCACCGAGCCGAACGTCACCGGCACCATCTTCGTCGACAACGGTTTCGCCTTCACCGGGTACACCGACGGACGGACCAAGGAGATCGTCGACGGCATGATGTCCTCCGGCGACGTCGGCCATTTCGACGCCGACGGCCTGCTCTACATCGACGGCCGCGACGACGACATGATCGTCTCCGGCGGCGAGAACGTCTTCCCGCTCGAGGTGGAGAACCTCATCGCGGGCCGCCCCGACGTGTTCGAGGCGGCCGTGGTCGGTGTCGACGACCGCGACTACGGCAAGCGGCTGCGCGCGATCGTGGTGCCCGGCCCGGACTCGGCCCGCGATCCCCAGGAGATCAAGGACTTCGTCAAGGAGAACCTGGCCCGGTACAAGGTGCCGCGCGAGGTGATCTTCCTCGACGAGCTGCCCCGCAACGCCACCGGCAAGCTGCTGCGCAAGCCGCTGATCGAGATGAGCGTCGAGGAGGCGTGA